One Arachis hypogaea cultivar Tifrunner chromosome 18, arahy.Tifrunner.gnm2.J5K5, whole genome shotgun sequence genomic window, CCTGTTCTGCCATAGATCAAGAACTTCAGAGCAGGCTTCTGGGGAGTGCCGGTGGCGCTCTTGGTTGGTGGAACCACCATTTTAGTGTTAGTCGAGACATATGATGCAGGCTTTTCCTCTTCAGATCCATCAAAATGTCTCTCCATACCACCAGGCATCATGAGCATCCTTGGATGAGGAAGCAATGCACCACTGACATCACCCCACCAATCAGGATTATTGATGTACCAGTCCATGGTTTTCTTCAAGCCCTCTTCCCAAGTGGTCCTCTCAGACCACCCCAAGTCCTTCAGCTTTTGATCATCAAGAAAGTATCTCTGGTCATTGAATGGTCTGTTCTCCACAAATTTTATGCTTGTCTCTGGGTCCATGGAGAATAGTCTGCATATATCTTTGGCTACATCAATAACTCTTCTTTCCTTCTTGGTCCCAATGTTGTAAACATGACCAACTTCTCCCTTGTGAAGGATAACTTCAAAAGCCTCAGCGACATCTTCGCAGTATAAATAGCTCCTCACGTTAGAACCATCTCCATGAATCGGAAGAGGCTTGCCTTGCATGGCCAGGAGGATGAACTTTGGAATTAGCTTCTCAGGAAACTGGTTCGGCCCATAGACATTGTTTCCACGTGTTGTGATCACAGGTAAACCATAGGATCTACCATATGCCATGACAAGCATCTCTGCCCCAGCTTTTGTGGCAGAGTATGGATTTGTAGGAAGCAGCTGAGAAGCCTCATGGTTTCCAACCACGGCATCCTCCTCTGTCTCCCCGTAGACCTCATCGGTGCTCACATGGATGAACCTTTTGATCTGACCAGTCACCTTGCAAGCCTCTAACAGGACATGAGTGCCGTAGATGTTGTTCTTGGTGAACTCAAAGCTGTTACCAAAGGAGTTGTCAACATGGGTCTGAGCAGCAAAGTGCATTATCGTGTCAATTGACTCAGTGATGAGAAGGTAGTTGACAAGGTCAGCACTTCCTATATCACCCTTCACAAACTTAAAGTTGGGGCATGACTTTGAAGGAATGAGGTTCTTCAGATTAGAACAGTAATCAAGCTTGTCAAGAACAACAATTTTGTAGTCAGGATACTTCCGAATGAGCCGGTTGGCCACATGAGATGCAATAAATCCAGCTGCCCCAGTAATGAGAATATTCTTTGGGGTATGCGTCGCCATATTGAACACCTACAATCAAAATAAAAGGCAAATCAGAATatagcaacaattagaacaacaAATCCAGATatcatatgcataaataaaaaccTTCTAAAATAAAACTTACTAACTTTTGAGAAACAATTTAACAAAAACTGTTAAATATATGCAGAAGACAAAAAATGAGTATGAGGAACTGTTCATTCATATGTAAGTGATCTACAGAATTATAGGTCAAAAGCTCAAGCTGCTACAACGAGCCTAATAGAAAGAACAGAGATTAAGAATAAGACATGTCCCGCCAAGTGGAGTCAGCCACATTAATTAAACAAGCCGTAACAGATGCAACAAATCACATTTTCATGACGGTTGATTCGAACCAAACAGAAGGAATATATCTAAAGCTAGATTTTTCTCTTCCTTGCACTGCATCTAAGCAATAGAAAAAGcacaaaacaaaatattaaataataggagacaaatttaaaataataataataataaaagaagttACTTTAATGGCACAAAACACAGCAAAATACAACG contains:
- the LOC112771229 gene encoding trifunctional UDP-glucose 4,6-dehydratase/UDP-4-keto-6-deoxy-D-glucose 3,5-epimerase/UDP-4-keto-L-rhamnose-reductase RHM1, which translates into the protein MATHTPKNILITGAAGFIASHVANRLIRKYPDYKIVVLDKLDYCSNLKNLIPSKSCPNFKFVKGDIGSADLVNYLLITESIDTIMHFAAQTHVDNSFGNSFEFTKNNIYGTHVLLEACKVTGQIKRFIHVSTDEVYGETEEDAVVGNHEASQLLPTNPYSATKAGAEMLVMAYGRSYGLPVITTRGNNVYGPNQFPEKLIPKFILLAMQGKPLPIHGDGSNVRSYLYCEDVAEAFEVILHKGEVGHVYNIGTKKERRVIDVAKDICRLFSMDPETSIKFVENRPFNDQRYFLDDQKLKDLGWSERTTWEEGLKKTMDWYINNPDWWGDVSGALLPHPRMLMMPGGMERHFDGSEEEKPASYVSTNTKMVVPPTKSATGTPQKPALKFLIYGRTGWIGGLLGKLCEKQGIAYEYGKGRLEDRSSLVADIQNIKPTHIFNAAGVTGRPNVDWCETHKTETIRTNVAGTLTLADVSREHGLLMINYATGCIFEYDEAHPLGSGKGFKEEDTPNFAGSFYSKTKAMVEELLKEYDNVCTLRVRMPISSDLSNPRNFITKISRYNKVVNIPNSMTILDELLPISIEMAKRNLSGIWNFTNPGAVSHNEILEMYRDYIDPNFKWVNFTLEEQAKVIVAARSNNEMDASKLKKEFPELLSIKESLIKYVFEPNKKTGLKN